ATACCAATTTAATTTAAAGGGACATAGAATAGAGGGAGGGTCAATCCTGGAGGATAGAAATGAGTCGTCCATTCAAGCTTGAGATCACTGAGAGCGAAGCCGACCTGAAGAAACGATTGCAACATGTCAGAGCAGCGATTCAGAAAGAGAAACTCCAGATGCTGTGGTGGGTCAAAAGCGGACAGGTCAAGCAGCAACAAGAGATTGCTCAACGGTTAGGGCGTGATATCTCGACGGTCACCCGATGGCTCCAGACGTACCGTCGGGGTGGGATCCAGGAACTGCTGAAAATTAATAAAGCTCCCGGAGGCAGGCGGATCATGAGTGATGCCGTGCTTGCCGACCTACAGCAGCAGTTGAATCGTCCCGAAGGCTTCAGCAGCTATGGTGCGATTGTGGAATGGTTGCACGAGAAGCACGGACTGACCATGGAATACGGGACGGTCTATGACTGGGTGCATAACCGCCTAGGGGCCAAACTGAAAACTCCACGCC
This sequence is a window from Leptolyngbya sp. CCY15150. Protein-coding genes within it:
- a CDS encoding winged helix-turn-helix domain-containing protein; translation: MSRPFKLEITESEADLKKRLQHVRAAIQKEKLQMLWWVKSGQVKQQQEIAQRLGRDISTVTRWLQTYRRGGIQELLKINKAPGGRRIMSDAVLADLQQQLNRPEGFSSYGAIVEWLHEKHGLTMEYGTVYDWVHNRLGAKLKTPRPQSYRQDEARVETFKKTLEPPC